A stretch of Calditrichia bacterium DNA encodes these proteins:
- a CDS encoding phosphodiester glycosidase family protein, with protein sequence MNLSKAIVFVGAILLFGCETEKPAPVAQIPMNWQEIDSLKNRLPEGIRVFAGQNAEMPLKAWLAEIDTKQPHIQTRVVLSGDTSDNRESTADFASRLNAPVAVNGGYFTMNKTPAGHVGLLAIDGSVIEPATRSVSRENVRFPTARAAIGFAATGKMDIAWVRTENGELFAWDEPLANTPETAAAEPDPESGKRWQMRDAIGAGPMLIEDGEKQVTSDAEVFFGTSIPLVHPRTAAGYSKDGKLFLLVVDGRQPESRGVSLDELAMMMQDLGAYEALNLDGGGSSTMIADGVLLNRPGGGEYQREVMSAIAVLVNK encoded by the coding sequence ATGAATTTATCCAAAGCAATAGTGTTTGTTGGTGCTATTCTGTTATTCGGTTGCGAAACGGAAAAGCCCGCGCCGGTAGCGCAAATTCCCATGAATTGGCAGGAAATCGATTCGCTGAAAAACCGCTTGCCGGAAGGTATTCGGGTATTTGCCGGACAAAATGCCGAAATGCCGCTGAAAGCCTGGCTTGCGGAAATCGATACAAAACAGCCGCACATCCAAACCCGCGTGGTGCTTTCCGGCGATACATCGGATAACCGCGAATCGACCGCAGATTTTGCTTCACGGCTGAACGCGCCGGTTGCCGTAAACGGCGGCTATTTCACGATGAACAAAACGCCTGCCGGACATGTGGGATTGCTGGCGATTGACGGCAGTGTGATTGAGCCTGCAACCCGTTCCGTTTCCCGGGAAAATGTGCGTTTTCCCACTGCCCGCGCTGCGATCGGATTTGCCGCGACTGGGAAAATGGACATTGCATGGGTGCGCACGGAAAACGGGGAATTGTTCGCCTGGGATGAACCGCTGGCAAACACGCCCGAAACTGCCGCGGCAGAACCTGACCCGGAGAGCGGTAAGCGCTGGCAAATGCGCGATGCCATCGGCGCCGGACCGATGCTCATCGAAGATGGTGAAAAGCAGGTGACTTCCGATGCTGAAGTATTTTTCGGAACGTCCATTCCGTTGGTGCATCCGCGAACGGCCGCCGGATATTCGAAAGATGGCAAATTATTTTTGCTGGTGGTGGACGGCCGTCAGCCGGAAAGCCGTGGCGTTAGCCTGGACGAACTTGCCATGATGATGCAGGATTTGGGCGCATACGAAGCGCTGAATCTCGACGGCGGCGGCTCATCCACGATGATTGCGGATGGCGTGTTGCTCAATCGCCCCGGCGGCGGCGAATACCAACGCGAGGTGATGTCCGCAATTGCTGTATTGGTGAATAAATAA
- a CDS encoding alpha/beta fold hydrolase — MRLPIDDSREIEILAPENPDPGQPLLILAHGAGNDMHSGFMETIAGHLTENRVSVVRFNFPYFTAGRKMPDRGPVLEEAWRAVIRWTQENCDYSQLFIGGKSMGGRVAATVGREFEDVRGVVFLGYPLHPPGKFEHRRDEYLNMLRKPMLFIQGTRDPFARMDLLQDVLSDIREFARLEWVEGGDHSFKVLVRQGVHYPEVLKNVALEVADWTKQLSNKM; from the coding sequence ATGCGGCTACCAATTGACGATTCGCGTGAAATAGAGATTCTTGCGCCCGAAAATCCCGATCCCGGACAACCGCTGCTTATTTTAGCGCACGGCGCCGGGAACGATATGCACTCCGGTTTTATGGAAACCATTGCCGGACATTTAACCGAAAACCGGGTGTCTGTGGTGCGATTCAATTTTCCGTATTTCACTGCGGGAAGGAAAATGCCCGATCGCGGTCCGGTGTTGGAAGAAGCCTGGCGCGCGGTTATCCGCTGGACACAGGAAAATTGCGATTATTCGCAACTGTTTATCGGCGGAAAAAGCATGGGCGGGCGGGTTGCCGCAACTGTCGGACGTGAATTTGAGGATGTGCGCGGGGTGGTGTTTTTGGGTTATCCGTTGCATCCGCCGGGAAAATTTGAGCATCGCCGCGATGAATATCTGAACATGCTGCGCAAGCCGATGCTCTTTATTCAGGGCACTCGCGATCCTTTTGCCCGGATGGATTTGCTGCAGGATGTGCTCAGCGATATCCGCGAATTTGCCCGGTTGGAATGGGTGGAAGGCGGCGATCACTCATTCAAAGTATTGGTGCGGCAGGGCGTTCACTATCCCGAAGTGCTCAAAAATGTAGCGTTGGAAGTGGCGGACTGGACGAAACAACTCAGCAATAAAATGTGA
- a CDS encoding T9SS type A sorting domain-containing protein, whose amino-acid sequence MKRLRFAHLLCWLMVISASLLGNWRPNEMRIKITAAAADDIRKITGLGIDVEEVNLPHIYLYVTPDEYDRLIAIGFRPEILIPDMLAYAEMQRQNPAILGYYDYNRGVALVDSLCRQFPKIIKKEIYGWSVEKRALFAVKISDNVTLDEPEAEVAFDGCYHGDEIISAEILMRLIRDLCHSYGNDDEVTRLVNSREIWIFPFANPDGRQMLDRRNKNDVDINRDWGYMWDGWGDSATPFSQPETRALLSWFLGHQFVVAQSVHAGMEVISLPWSYRPGQSPDQQVMIALADGYAKSSRYPSLTYGSGFDQLYPVNGTAKDSYYGIRGSLSWTLEISDNKSPSLEKVRDIYRSNRPAMLYLIKSAGTGLHGTIRDAKTGKSVSAMLWLRNEKQEFWPVYSDPLIGDFHKMVQPGNYTLRITANGYRDKIMKNITVPDTGSTAVNVSLEPADGKFAWQVLSCRVPGNNFSDDGITYHVLGAPDRRFYSLGRKGWIVLDMGETIFDLPGDDLKISEGDLTPEGYAVYVAAEMTGEWQKLGNGRGSATFDLAANKIKSFRFVRIEDDGDGFAGVANAGFDLDAVEACNNPEMAAFPVPVGVSFVDTLSNFNGVWESGEWVNVDVHLKNNGGNEARNIRIRVICDDEQIQVVHPEITVDALLPGEEKRVSGVRLFAEDRPVNRRKLPLLIRVSIENQQWDHIISVDLRDGGRLQTAASVTFDDPFVNIRNESKLQLRNGGSDTLNIFQLQTRTAAFQVPSSQFKIPPGESVPLMVAFTPASTTEHRDTLIILNSDPRQPRKLVPLLGTGNPAPSLALRSTDSLNIYLTGTDSLEVGWQISNSGKGELSVVATLAIDRDALEFPVSEFLDASGYLWHFQQLADGETEPGSRLLEVLPQPLQFSEAAPETPVDLQLPFPFSIDRVHFHQLNIFPGGQFELAGHHNNPDNPPRQFQLLSGDWSIAAPFDVYFRSLPEHLLLEWQALFDGNGNGPFQLKALLSANGEMIFYYPVLGELTDEMSIRTPGATLGKPEADLRAGTQIALQPRAGFRIKQRSAGLHPGESKQQQLVVVTKNLPSGNYPFILELHSNDPLQPLTLLPLRLHVGSELSRTGEPGVAPEKFALLQNYPNPFNPSTTITFHLAKSAKSLLTVYNMLGQAVQVLVDETLAPGEYRVTWEGVNDYGETMPSGIYFYELRANEFVQIRKMILLH is encoded by the coding sequence ATGAAGCGCCTCCGTTTCGCACATTTGTTGTGTTGGTTGATGGTCATTTCCGCCAGCCTTTTGGGCAATTGGCGACCCAACGAAATGCGCATCAAAATTACGGCGGCTGCGGCAGACGATATTCGCAAAATCACCGGACTTGGTATCGATGTCGAAGAAGTTAACCTGCCGCATATTTACCTTTACGTCACTCCCGATGAATATGACCGTTTGATTGCCATTGGTTTCCGCCCGGAAATTCTCATTCCGGATATGCTGGCATATGCCGAGATGCAGCGCCAAAATCCCGCTATTCTCGGCTATTACGATTACAATCGCGGTGTCGCGCTGGTTGATAGTTTGTGCCGCCAATTTCCCAAAATTATCAAAAAAGAAATTTACGGCTGGAGCGTAGAAAAACGTGCCCTGTTCGCCGTAAAAATCAGCGATAACGTTACGCTGGACGAACCGGAGGCGGAAGTCGCATTCGACGGATGTTATCACGGGGATGAAATCATCAGCGCAGAAATTTTGATGCGGCTGATCCGCGATCTCTGCCATTCATACGGCAATGACGACGAAGTGACCCGTCTCGTGAACAGTCGCGAAATCTGGATTTTCCCGTTCGCCAATCCCGACGGCCGGCAAATGCTGGATCGCCGCAATAAAAATGATGTCGATATCAACCGAGATTGGGGATACATGTGGGATGGCTGGGGCGATAGCGCAACCCCGTTTTCCCAGCCCGAAACGCGGGCGCTACTCAGTTGGTTTTTGGGGCATCAATTTGTGGTTGCGCAATCCGTTCATGCGGGAATGGAAGTGATTTCGCTGCCGTGGAGTTATCGCCCGGGACAATCGCCGGATCAGCAGGTGATGATCGCACTGGCGGATGGCTATGCCAAATCATCCCGCTATCCGTCGTTAACCTACGGGAGTGGGTTCGACCAGTTGTATCCGGTAAACGGCACCGCGAAAGACAGCTATTACGGAATTCGCGGCTCGCTGAGCTGGACGTTGGAAATTTCCGATAACAAATCGCCCTCGCTGGAAAAAGTTCGGGACATTTACCGCAGCAATCGTCCGGCGATGCTGTATCTCATTAAGTCCGCCGGAACCGGTTTGCACGGAACGATTCGCGATGCCAAAACCGGAAAAAGCGTTTCCGCGATGCTTTGGCTGCGCAACGAGAAACAGGAATTTTGGCCGGTGTACAGCGATCCGCTGATCGGCGATTTCCACAAAATGGTGCAGCCGGGAAACTACACGCTGCGGATTACGGCAAACGGCTATCGCGATAAAATTATGAAAAACATCACCGTTCCGGACACCGGCAGCACGGCAGTGAATGTTTCGCTGGAGCCGGCTGATGGAAAATTTGCCTGGCAGGTGCTTAGTTGCCGGGTGCCCGGCAATAATTTTTCGGATGACGGCATCACATATCACGTTTTGGGTGCGCCGGACCGGCGATTTTATTCGCTCGGGCGAAAAGGTTGGATAGTGCTGGACATGGGCGAAACGATTTTCGATTTGCCCGGTGATGATCTGAAAATTTCCGAAGGCGATTTGACGCCGGAAGGTTACGCCGTTTATGTGGCTGCCGAAATGACCGGTGAATGGCAAAAACTTGGCAACGGACGCGGCTCCGCAACGTTCGATTTGGCTGCGAACAAAATAAAGTCATTCCGGTTTGTGCGAATCGAAGATGACGGCGACGGCTTTGCCGGTGTTGCCAATGCCGGGTTCGACCTGGATGCGGTGGAAGCCTGCAATAATCCAGAAATGGCGGCGTTTCCGGTACCGGTTGGCGTCAGTTTTGTGGATACGTTGAGCAATTTTAACGGCGTTTGGGAAAGCGGCGAATGGGTGAATGTGGATGTTCATCTCAAAAACAACGGCGGCAACGAGGCGCGTAACATTCGTATTCGTGTGATTTGCGATGACGAACAAATTCAGGTTGTCCATCCGGAAATTACTGTCGATGCGCTGTTGCCGGGGGAAGAAAAACGGGTGTCCGGTGTGCGGCTATTTGCGGAAGATCGTCCGGTAAACCGGCGAAAGCTGCCGCTGTTGATCCGCGTTTCCATCGAAAATCAGCAGTGGGATCACATCATTTCGGTTGATCTGCGCGATGGCGGGCGGCTGCAAACGGCAGCATCGGTCACATTTGACGATCCGTTTGTGAATATCAGAAATGAATCCAAACTGCAGTTGCGCAACGGCGGTTCGGACACGTTGAATATTTTTCAGTTGCAAACCCGGACAGCGGCGTTTCAGGTGCCGTCCAGCCAATTCAAGATTCCGCCGGGTGAAAGCGTTCCGCTGATGGTTGCGTTTACACCTGCGTCGACAACCGAGCATCGCGATACGTTGATAATTCTCAACAGCGATCCGCGCCAGCCGCGAAAACTGGTGCCGCTATTGGGCACCGGAAATCCTGCGCCGTCGCTGGCGTTGCGTTCGACCGATTCGTTGAATATTTATCTCACCGGAACGGATTCGCTGGAAGTCGGTTGGCAAATTTCCAACAGTGGGAAAGGGGAGCTTTCGGTTGTTGCCACGCTCGCTATCGATCGCGATGCGCTGGAATTTCCCGTCTCCGAGTTTCTGGATGCCAGCGGCTATCTCTGGCATTTTCAACAACTTGCAGATGGCGAAACCGAGCCGGGATCGCGCTTGCTGGAGGTGTTGCCGCAGCCGCTTCAGTTTAGCGAAGCCGCTCCGGAAACGCCGGTTGATTTGCAACTGCCTTTCCCGTTTTCGATCGACCGGGTGCATTTTCACCAGCTCAATATTTTTCCGGGCGGACAATTTGAGCTCGCCGGTCATCACAATAATCCGGACAATCCGCCCCGTCAATTTCAATTGCTTTCCGGCGATTGGTCGATTGCCGCACCGTTCGATGTTTATTTTCGTTCGCTGCCCGAACATTTATTACTCGAGTGGCAGGCGTTATTTGATGGCAACGGCAACGGTCCGTTTCAACTGAAAGCGCTGCTCAGCGCCAACGGGGAAATGATTTTTTATTACCCGGTGCTCGGCGAATTAACCGATGAAATGTCGATCCGTACGCCCGGCGCAACGTTGGGCAAACCGGAGGCGGATCTCCGTGCGGGCACCCAAATTGCGCTGCAGCCGCGTGCGGGATTCCGCATCAAACAACGTTCTGCCGGGCTGCATCCCGGTGAATCGAAACAGCAACAACTGGTGGTTGTTACCAAAAACCTGCCGTCCGGTAACTACCCGTTTATTCTGGAGTTACACAGCAACGATCCGCTGCAGCCGCTGACCCTTTTGCCGCTGCGGCTGCATGTGGGCAGCGAGCTTTCGCGCACCGGCGAACCGGGCGTTGCACCGGAAAAATTCGCATTATTGCAAAATTATCCAAACCCGTTTAACCCCAGCACAACCATCACTTTTCACCTTGCGAAAAGCGCCAAAAGCTTGCTCACGGTGTATAACATGCTCGGTCAGGCAGTGCAGGTTTTGGTCGATGAAACGTTGGCGCCCGGCGAATATCGGGTGACCTGGGAAGGGGTGAACGATTACGGCGAGACAATGCCGAGCGGCATTTATTTTTACGAACTTCGTGCCAATGAATTTGTTCAAATTCGCAAAATGATTTTGCTCCATTGA
- a CDS encoding class II aldolase/adducin family protein has protein sequence MNENQLRREMIETGKQLYEKSLIAAAEGNFSVRLDAQRILATPTGLCKGKMAADDLVIIDPDGNHISGERRASSEIKMHLEVYRRRPDAQAVIHAHPPICIALMLAGIGLDRPVLAENVVLMGKVPTAPYARPSTDAVPESIRPFIERTDFLLLDRHGSLTVGATLDEAFRKQEMLEHTAKSVHAALQLGDIRDLPADEIAALNDLRVNRYRIPWQLIPF, from the coding sequence ATGAACGAAAACCAGCTTCGCCGGGAAATGATCGAAACCGGCAAACAATTATACGAAAAATCGTTGATTGCGGCGGCGGAAGGCAACTTCAGCGTGCGGCTGGATGCGCAGCGGATTCTGGCAACGCCAACCGGATTGTGCAAAGGCAAAATGGCTGCAGATGATCTGGTGATAATCGATCCGGACGGCAATCACATTTCCGGGGAACGACGGGCGTCTTCGGAAATAAAAATGCATCTGGAAGTTTATCGCCGGCGACCGGATGCGCAGGCGGTGATTCATGCGCACCCGCCGATTTGCATTGCGCTGATGCTCGCCGGCATCGGGCTGGATCGCCCGGTTCTCGCCGAAAATGTGGTGTTGATGGGCAAAGTGCCCACCGCGCCATACGCCCGCCCGTCGACGGATGCTGTGCCGGAATCGATTCGTCCGTTTATCGAGCGCACCGATTTTTTACTACTGGATCGCCACGGCAGCCTGACCGTCGGCGCGACTTTGGACGAGGCGTTTCGCAAACAGGAAATGCTGGAACACACCGCCAAATCTGTTCACGCCGCGTTGCAATTGGGCGACATCCGCGATTTGCCCGCCGATGAAATCGCAGCGCTGAACGATCTGCGCGTCAATCGCTACCGCATTCCGTGGCAACTCATTCCTTTTTGA
- a CDS encoding cysteine desulfurase-like protein, which yields MYFNVDELRAKFPALSIEDDGKPRVYLDNPAGTQVPHRVLERMERYLVRSNANSGGYFVTARESDVLKTQARQAMADLLNAPDLSEIVFGPNMTTLTYSVSRAIGRLLKPGDSIVVTRMDHDANVYPWLQLAEDLGLTVKFLPFNRETYQFDLQNFAELLDETVKIVAIGHASNALGTINNIPEMCKMAHEYGAWVYVDAVQSAPHIPVDVQSLGCDFLVCSSYKFFGPHQGILWGRKSILDHLKSYQVRPAKDKLPGKFENGTQSHEGMAGVLGALEYLAEVGEMFGDPFSANFPNFSGQQLGLHTAMAAIQSYEQTLSNYLIRGLQQISGVKVHGVTDRNELQHRVPTVTFTKENVHPNDIAKQLAAENIFVWSGHFYAVEVIDFLGLAESGGLLRVGAAHYNTADEIDKLLNVVDSIR from the coding sequence ATGTATTTTAATGTTGACGAACTCCGGGCAAAATTTCCCGCGCTTTCCATCGAAGATGACGGAAAACCGCGCGTTTACCTCGATAATCCGGCGGGCACACAGGTGCCGCACCGTGTTTTGGAGCGAATGGAGCGGTATCTGGTGCGCAGCAACGCCAACAGCGGCGGCTATTTTGTAACCGCGCGGGAATCCGATGTGCTGAAAACGCAGGCACGGCAGGCGATGGCGGATTTGCTGAACGCCCCCGATCTGTCGGAAATCGTGTTCGGTCCGAACATGACTACACTGACGTATTCGGTTTCGCGGGCAATCGGGCGGTTGCTCAAACCCGGCGACAGCATTGTCGTTACCCGGATGGATCACGATGCAAACGTGTATCCGTGGCTGCAACTTGCCGAAGATCTTGGCTTAACCGTAAAATTTCTTCCGTTCAACCGGGAAACCTATCAATTTGATCTGCAAAATTTCGCGGAATTACTCGACGAAACTGTGAAAATCGTGGCCATCGGTCACGCCAGCAACGCGCTCGGGACGATCAACAATATTCCGGAAATGTGCAAAATGGCGCACGAATACGGTGCGTGGGTGTATGTGGATGCGGTTCAATCTGCGCCGCATATTCCTGTGGATGTTCAATCGCTCGGCTGCGATTTTCTGGTCTGCTCGTCTTACAAATTTTTCGGTCCGCACCAGGGCATTTTGTGGGGGCGAAAGTCGATTCTCGATCATTTGAAAAGCTATCAGGTGCGTCCGGCGAAAGATAAATTGCCCGGTAAATTCGAAAACGGCACACAGTCGCACGAAGGAATGGCCGGCGTGCTCGGCGCATTGGAATATCTGGCGGAAGTAGGGGAGATGTTTGGCGATCCGTTTTCCGCTAATTTCCCAAATTTTAGCGGACAACAGCTCGGTTTGCACACGGCAATGGCGGCGATCCAGTCTTACGAGCAGACGCTCAGCAACTATTTGATTCGCGGTTTGCAACAAATTTCCGGTGTGAAAGTGCACGGCGTAACCGACAGAAACGAGCTGCAGCATCGCGTGCCGACGGTTACATTCACCAAAGAAAATGTGCACCCAAACGACATCGCCAAACAATTGGCTGCGGAGAATATTTTTGTGTGGAGCGGCCATTTTTACGCGGTGGAAGTAATTGATTTTCTTGGGCTTGCGGAAAGTGGCGGTTTGCTCCGTGTCGGCGCTGCGCATTACAACACCGCCGATGAAATCGACAAGCTGCTCAATGTCGTGGATTCAATTAGATAA
- a CDS encoding SDR family oxidoreductase, translated as MKILLTGATGYIGKRLLPMLVSNGYEVYCIVRDAARFNLETAVSAKVSIAVGDLGDPHSFDNFPTDFDAAYYLVHSMTQSVEEFHELELQIAKNFADWVKSTSAKQIIYLGGIVNDENLSKHLKSRMAVEDVLKTSGVPVTILRAAIIIGSGSASFEIIRDLVEKLPVMIAPKWVNTRCQPIAIRDVLRLLQKVLLHPKALNRTFDIGGPDVLTYKQMMLSFANVRGYRRYIQTVPVLSPRLSSYWLYFVTSTSYTLARSLVDSMKNEVVCRDNSIREIDDQPTIAYEKAIELAFSKIEQNAIVSSWIDALHHSSLTSSIGEYIQVPQYGCLIDTRSVEIRQSEDQVLENIWQIGGDRGWYFANWLWVIRGFLDKLVGGVGLRRGRRDPVNLQSGDALDYWRVILADRNNKRLLLYAEMKLPGEAWLEFKIINESNTSFLIQKATFRPRGILGRLYWFGIYPLHVMVFKGMAESIVTFRED; from the coding sequence ATGAAAATTTTGCTCACCGGCGCCACAGGCTACATCGGAAAACGGCTGTTGCCTATGCTCGTCAGCAATGGATATGAAGTTTACTGTATCGTCCGGGATGCCGCCAGATTTAATCTGGAAACTGCTGTTTCTGCTAAAGTTAGTATCGCTGTTGGCGATTTGGGTGATCCTCACAGCTTTGATAATTTCCCCACCGATTTCGATGCCGCATATTATCTTGTCCATTCGATGACCCAATCTGTGGAAGAATTTCACGAGCTCGAATTACAAATCGCCAAAAATTTTGCCGATTGGGTAAAGTCAACATCAGCAAAGCAGATCATTTATCTCGGTGGAATTGTCAACGATGAAAATTTGTCCAAACACTTGAAATCGCGGATGGCCGTTGAGGATGTGCTGAAAACTTCCGGCGTTCCCGTGACGATATTGCGAGCGGCAATTATCATCGGTTCCGGCAGTGCTTCGTTCGAAATTATTCGCGATTTGGTGGAAAAACTGCCGGTGATGATCGCGCCAAAATGGGTGAACACCCGCTGCCAGCCCATCGCCATCCGGGATGTGCTCCGGCTGCTGCAAAAGGTGTTGCTACATCCCAAAGCGCTCAATCGCACTTTCGATATTGGCGGGCCGGATGTGCTTACCTACAAACAAATGATGCTCAGTTTTGCCAATGTTCGCGGCTATCGTCGTTATATCCAAACGGTGCCGGTGCTCAGTCCGCGACTGTCATCGTATTGGCTGTATTTTGTTACATCAACCTCGTACACATTGGCGCGCTCGCTGGTTGACAGCATGAAAAATGAAGTGGTTTGCCGGGATAATTCCATCCGCGAAATTGATGACCAACCCACCATTGCTTATGAAAAAGCGATTGAACTGGCGTTCAGCAAAATTGAGCAAAATGCCATTGTTTCGAGCTGGATAGATGCGCTGCATCACTCATCGCTCACGTCGTCAATCGGTGAATATATACAGGTGCCGCAATACGGTTGTTTGATCGATACCCGAAGCGTTGAAATTCGCCAAAGCGAAGATCAGGTTTTGGAAAATATCTGGCAAATTGGCGGGGATCGCGGTTGGTATTTTGCCAACTGGCTGTGGGTGATTCGCGGATTTCTGGATAAATTGGTCGGCGGTGTCGGGCTGCGGCGCGGCAGGCGCGATCCGGTGAACCTGCAATCCGGTGATGCGCTGGATTACTGGCGGGTGATTTTGGCAGATCGAAACAACAAACGATTGCTGTTGTATGCAGAAATGAAATTGCCCGGCGAAGCATGGTTGGAATTCAAAATTATCAACGAATCTAACACATCATTTTTGATCCAAAAAGCGACATTTCGTCCGCGCGGCATTTTGGGGCGATTGTACTGGTTTGGCATTTATCCGCTGCATGTAATGGTATTTAAGGGAATGGCAGAATCAATCGTGACTTTTCGGGAAGATTGA
- a CDS encoding CehA/McbA family metallohydrolase, with product MIRKFTLLNLLILLLLAQSCTTRQNWYRGNTHAHTVLCGHADSAPDVVAKWYLDHGYNFVILSEHNRFINPDSVTLPDNRRSDFILIPGEEISGKKIIHTTAMNIRELADWQFDSEQKSQIIQSHVDNAMAAGGQAILNHPNYYYAASAADVLQVQRLIMFELFNGHPQVNVWGDETHPSTEEMWDFWLSKGMKIFAVSSDDAHHFQTWGADQSNPGRGWVMVNSQKLSPDAITDAMVRGEFYASNGVFLKRAQISEKQYLIEVDESRTAAELATGLVVGKSSPEGLSGWKIEFIGKEGELLDSKNGTKAVFSLPDGQPFVRAKVTFTRPAESGFESFFAWIQPLFNDGRR from the coding sequence ATGATTCGAAAATTTACGCTGCTTAACTTATTGATTTTGCTGTTGTTGGCGCAATCTTGCACAACCCGGCAAAACTGGTATCGCGGGAACACCCATGCGCACACGGTGCTGTGCGGTCATGCCGATTCCGCACCGGATGTGGTCGCCAAATGGTATCTCGATCACGGTTACAATTTTGTGATTTTAAGCGAACACAACCGGTTTATTAACCCGGATTCGGTGACGCTGCCGGACAATCGCCGGTCGGATTTTATCCTCATTCCCGGTGAGGAAATCTCAGGGAAAAAGATAATCCACACCACCGCAATGAATATTCGCGAATTGGCGGATTGGCAATTCGACAGCGAGCAAAAATCGCAAATCATCCAGTCGCATGTGGATAACGCGATGGCCGCAGGCGGGCAGGCGATACTCAATCACCCGAATTATTATTACGCTGCGAGCGCAGCGGATGTGTTGCAGGTTCAGCGATTAATCATGTTTGAGCTGTTCAACGGTCATCCGCAGGTGAATGTCTGGGGCGACGAAACGCATCCCTCCACTGAAGAAATGTGGGATTTTTGGCTCAGCAAAGGGATGAAAATTTTCGCGGTTTCGTCAGACGACGCGCATCATTTTCAAACGTGGGGCGCAGATCAATCCAATCCCGGCCGTGGATGGGTGATGGTAAATTCCCAAAAACTTTCGCCGGATGCAATTACCGATGCGATGGTTCGCGGCGAATTTTACGCCAGTAACGGCGTGTTTTTGAAACGTGCTCAAATTTCTGAAAAACAATATCTTATCGAAGTTGATGAATCGCGTACGGCTGCCGAATTAGCGACCGGATTGGTGGTTGGCAAATCATCACCGGAAGGCTTATCGGGGTGGAAAATCGAATTTATCGGAAAAGAAGGCGAGTTGCTGGATTCAAAAAATGGAACAAAAGCCGTGTTTTCACTTCCCGATGGGCAACCGTTTGTCCGCGCCAAAGTAACGTTTACCCGCCCAGCAGAATCCGGGTTCGAATCCTTTTTCGCGTGGATACAGCCATTATTTAACGATGGCCGCCGATGA